Genomic window (Candidatus Bathyarchaeota archaeon):
GTCTGAAGAGCGGGATATCAGGGTAATCAATGGTATGGGGAACGTAGTCAGGCCAATTCTTAGGAATATCCATATAAAACGCTCACAGGTAAAATCTGCATGTAATTACTATAAAGATTAATCGCCGGGGACTAATCTGGATTGCTCCCAGGCTAATTCCTGCAACCTTCGTTGGAAGAGTTAGTATCATTCATGGACCCGCTGAATGCAAGTTTCAATCTTGAGGAAAGTGGCCGTTTTAGCTAGGGGAAAGTTCGGTGTAAGGAAGGACATAAACCTCTCCGGTCTCACTTTCAAGGCGGCGAGATCTGCCCTCTATGACGGCTTAATTATCCTAAAGGGAATCGACTTCGTCTCTTTCGGGAACCTTTTTCAGAATTAAAAGATCTCATACTGAAATCTACCACGCGTGTTTGTCAGCCCCTCATGATGTCCGATAATGTAATATTGGGACATCAGAGGGGCTACAACGTGCACGTCACAGTTTATTGGCTGGTCTTTTATGCTGTAGCACAGTGATTTATCTGAGTTGAAGCTTTCCCCTGAGTATAACCTAGCTGTGCTGCATCCTGGACTAGCCAAGGAATGGCACCCAACCAGAAACGGGAATTTGACACCAGAGCAGGTTACTCCAAGAAACAACAGGAAGGTCTGGTGGAGGTGCAGTCGAGGGCATGAATGGGATGCAAAGATACAAAGCAGGACACGTGGAACTGGTTGTCCCACTGATACAGGGAACGCAGGCAACGCAGAAAATAAAAAAAATCTTGCGCGCGATTGTTACTAGTAAATCTGGGTGGGAATCCCTCTCCCCGCACTTTGAATCATTTCTAGTTGTGTAAATGAATTTGGTCTCTTTCACCGCTACAAGGGCATGGTGGTCTTATGTCCTGTAGATCCGATTTGCGTTCTCCCAGTACAGTTTTTTGAGGACTTGGTGGGGTAAATCGAGGCCATTGATGAAAGTTCCTCCGATGTCTTTTGTATCTGCATCGGAGAAAGGCAGCGGGGTGTCCCGTTCGCTTGTCTCCCAGAGGACTCTCTGCGCTACGTATCTGCCAGAGTAATAGTTCCGGGCACTCCTTTCGGAGGTAAGGTCGGTCCCAAAGAGGACCCTTTCCGGGTATCTTATCATGAACTCCCGGGCCTTCTCCGTGTCCTTGCTCAGCTCTCTTGCCATCCATCTCGAGGATGCTGTGTCCACCACGAAATTAGGGTACTCATCCATCCACCGGGCCAACTCAGGCAAGCGATGTATCTCTGGTTGCGCGCCGAAATGGGGGATCTGGAATATCAAGCCAGGGTGCCGGGAGACAACCTCTTCCATCTGTCTCAGATGTTCCTCTTTGGTACCATACCTCTCCACATCCTGATATTTTGATGCGTAATAGGTGTCAGGGTCCCCCATGTGGATGATGAAGGGTATTCCGTCTTCCTCAAGGGCATGGAAGATGGGGGATAGTTTGGGGTGGTCGATCCTGAAATCCCTTGGGACACCCTCGCGATAGTCGCGCCATCGTGGGCCGAACCATACCTTGGCGACGGAGTAACCCTGCTCTCGCATATCTGATATCTCGTTAAGGACAGGCTCCACGTTGTATCGGGCTATATTGTTAAGGGAGAGGTACTTTGCATAGATGAACCTACGGGGATACAACTTCTTGGCAGCTTGGAATCCTTCCTCGTTGTGGACGATCCCGATCTGGGTTGAGACCCCGAATTCGTCTTCGAGTGCAATCATTGTGGTAATGTTGTCGATGGTCCCGATATGGGTGTGGGCGTCGAAGATAGGGCCGGTGTATCTCCATTTGTACGTCAATCTGCAACACGTTATGGGTTATATG
Coding sequences:
- a CDS encoding zinc-ribbon domain-containing protein translates to MLHPGLAKEWHPTRNGNLTPEQVTPRNNRKVWWRCSRGHEWDAKIQSRTRGTGCPTDTGNAGNAENKKNLARDCY
- a CDS encoding amidohydrolase family protein codes for the protein MTYKWRYTGPIFDAHTHIGTIDNITTMIALEDEFGVSTQIGIVHNEEGFQAAKKLYPRRFIYAKYLSLNNIARYNVEPVLNEISDMREQGYSVAKVWFGPRWRDYREGVPRDFRIDHPKLSPIFHALEEDGIPFIIHMGDPDTYYASKYQDVERYGTKEEHLRQMEEVVSRHPGLIFQIPHFGAQPEIHRLPELARWMDEYPNFVVDTASSRWMARELSKDTEKAREFMIRYPERVLFGTDLTSERSARNYYSGRYVAQRVLWETSERDTPLPFSDADTKDIGGTFINGLDLPHQVLKKLYWENANRIYRT